A region of the Alphaproteobacteria bacterium genome:
CCGCCGTCACGGGGTTTGAGCGCAGTCATGACTTCTTCGAGGAGAACGGGGCTGTGCCCGGGAGTCACGGGGACTCCGGATGTATTGGGGTGACGCGATGTGCGCGCCGCCATCACGGTTGCCCGCCATCGGTTCCGGGTGGGGAACCTGTGGAACTGCCGGGCCGCAGAGTCAGGCCTTTCTCGGCGGCTTGACGGACCGCGTCGGACTGATAGGTGGCGAACGCATCCGGGTTCCAGATTTCGAACAAGGGGCCACGGCCGACGAACGCGGCCTGTTCGGACAGGCCCGCATGGGCGATCAGGGGTTCGGGCAACATCACGCGCCCTTCGCCGTCGAAGGCAAGTTGCTGGGCGTTGGCGAAGAGGGCGGCCGTGAGCGTGTCGTGTTCGTCGGAGAACATGTCATACGCGTCGACACCGGCGCCGAGCTTCTCCATCCAGTCCATCCCGCCGCATTGGATCGCGGAATGCTTGAACGACGGGAACGCCACAATGCCGTGGAACGCCTGCCCGGACAGGACAGCACGAAACGCCGCAGGAACGGACACCCGTCCCTTGCGGTCGACCTTGTTGGTAGTGGTCGACAAAAACATTGCCATCGTTTCCGCCCACTGCCGAAGAAGGTCCGGCAGCTCCTGTCTCCCCGTTGCCCTGGCACACGCGCCAAAATGGGATTGTTTGGGATATCATGGGATAAAATGGGTCGTCAACGGCAAAACCAGTAAAAATGACGAAAAATCAGAGTGCTGCATGGTGCCGATTTGCGCCTACAAGTAATCGCCTGCCCGACATCAGTGGACGTATGCGAACCCACAAAAGAAGGATCGGCGCATAAAGCGGCAGAACTTTGTTCTCGGAATGTTCTTTTCTTGGGGAAAATATCGTCAGGCGGTCTGTAAGCCGGGTTCTGTCTCCGTTTTCACGGGAGATGGCCATTCATCTGGGACGCCCGTTGCCGGACGCCTCGCGCGACCTACCCGGGCAACGGCGCGGAAGTGCGCCATATGCCGCCCCTATTCGGTCTTGCTCCCGGTGGGGTTTGCCCTGCCACCCCCGTCGCCGGGGGCGCGGTGCGCTCTTACCGCACCCTTTCACCCTTACCCGCCCGAAGGCAGGCGGTTTGCTTTCTGTGGCACTTTCCCTGGGGTTGCCCCCGCCGGCCGTTAACCGGCACCGTACTTCCGTGGAGCCCGGACTTTCCTCACATGGACGGGTTTCCCCATTGCCCACGCGCGGCCATCCGACCGCCTGACGAATGCTTTCCTTAGGCCGAACCGGACGAGGCTGCAACCAGACTATGTACCTGGCCGATCCGCTGTTTCGTCTCGTCGTCGAGCACACCGTCGAAGCGCGACGGTCGAAACCGGCGCTGGAAGGCGGCAATGACCGTCTCATCGGGATGGTCAATGGTGTCGTAGCCGATCTCCGACAGCATGATGATCGGCGCGTCATGCAGGGGCGCAGGTGTATCGACCGGTGCTTCCGCGTCGGGCCAGAGGCCGATTTTCGCCGCGGCGAAACGCGCCCATGGGAAACGCTCGCCGGGATCGATCTTGCGGTCGGGTGCGATATCGGAATGTGCGACGACATTGCGCGCCGGGATCGGGTGCCGCGCCAGGATATCGCCGGCAAGCGCGATGAGTGCCTCTATCTGCGTGTCGGGAAAATCCCGATAGCCATAGTCATGGCCGGGGTTCGAAAGCTCGATGCCGATCGAACGGGAGTTGATGTCCCGCCAGCCGCGCCAGCAGCCGACCCCGGCGTGCCAGGCGCGGTCTTCCTCGTCGACCATGCGCCAGGTCGTGCCGTCCTCGTCGAGCAGATAATGGGCGCTGACCCGTGACACGGGATCGCAGAGCCAGTCGCGCGCGCGTACTGTCGGCATCATGCCGGTATAGTGGATCACCAGCGTGTCGATTTCCGGCGCGTGCCCCTGTTCGGGTTTGCGCGCGCCGCAGTTGGGTGATCTGTACTCGGTGATCATCGCGCGGCTTCCAGGCTCTCGCGGCGTGCCTCGAGGTCGAGCCAGCGGTCCTCGGCGGACGCGATGGCGGTCTCGACCTCCGCCAGTTTCCGCGCGGCGCTCTCGTAGGCCGCCGCATCGCGTGTAAACAGGTCCGGATCGGACAGCGCCTTTTCAAGTTCGACCTTGGCGTTCTCGAGCGCCTTGATGCGGTTCGGCAATGCGCCGAGCTCATGTTCTTCCTTGAAGGTCATTTTCTTCGGCGCATCGGCCGTCGTCCGGCCTGTTTTGCCGCTGTTCGATTTCCTGGCCGGCCTGGAGGCGGTTTTTGCGGCCCGCTTGCGCTGGCGCAAATAATCCGAATAGCCACCCGGATACTCCATGACCTGCCCGCCGCCCTCCACCGCGATGGTCGAGTTGACGACCCTGTCGAGGAAGTCGCGGTCATGGCTGACGAGAAGGACCGTGCCCTCATAGCTGTCGAGCATGTCGAGCAGTACATCGAGCGTGTCGGCGTCGAGGTCGTTGGTCGGTTCGTCGAGCACCAGCAGGTTGGAAGTCTGGGCGAGTATCTTGGCGAGAAGAAGCCGGTTGCGCTCGCCACCGGAAAGGGTCGCGACCGGCGCGCGGGCCTGTTTCTCGTCGAACAGGAAGTCGCGCAGGTAGGCCACCACATGGCGTTGGGTGCCGCGCACATTGATGGAATCACCGCCCTGGGGTGCCAGGGTCTGCCACAGCGTGTCATTGGGGTCGAGTTGCTCGCGGGTCTGGTCGAAGAAGGCCAGCGACATGTTCTTGGCGCGGCGCAGACGACCGGAATCCTTTTCCAGTTCGCCGATCAGGAGTTTCAGCAGGGTGGTCTTGCCCGCGCCGTTGGGCCCGACGAGCCCGACCCGGTCGCCGCGCAGGATACGTGTGGAGAAATGGTCGATGATCACATCGTCGCCGAAGGACTTGCAGAGATTCTCGCACTCGACGACAAGGCGGCTGCTGATCGGACCCGCGTCGGCCTCGAGCTGGACGAGGTTCTGGCCGGTGAGCAGCGCCTTTCGCTGGGCCCGCATTTCCGTCAGCCGAGTGAGCCGGCCCTGGTTGCGCCGGCGCCGGGCCGTCACGCCGCGTTCGAGCCAGCGCGCCTCGGCCTTGAGCTTCTGGTCGAGCTTCTGGGCCGCGCGTACCTCGGCGTCGGCGATCTGCTCGGTCCAGGCCTCGAATTCGCTATAGCCTGAAGCGTTGTGGCGCAGGGAACCCCTGTGCAGCCAGAAGGTGTCGGTCGTCATGGCCTCCAGGAATGCCCGATCATGGCTGATGGTGATCAGGGTCTTTCGGCGGTCGACCAGTTCGCGCTCGAGCCATTCGATGGTCGGCAGGTCCAGATGATTGGTGGGCTCGTCGAGCAGCAGCACGTCCGGGTTGCCCAGTAGCGCGCCGGCGATGGCCACGCGGCGGGATTCACCGCCGGACAGGCTGTTGACGTTTCGTGTGCCGTCGATATCGACCCGCGAGAGCGCGGCATCGACGGCGTGGCGCGGTGCGGTGTCCGGGCGCATGCCGATGTCCGCTCCCATCCGGGCGACGAAGTCGGCGATCAGCATATCGTCGGGCAGCGGAATGTCCTGAGGCAGATAGCCGACCGTCAGCCCGGGCTGGATATAGAGATCACCCTCATCGGGATCGAGCAGCCCGGCGAGGAGTTTGAAGATCGTCGATTTTCCCGTGCCGTTGCGCCCGACCAGGCAGGCGCGCATCCCCGGCGTGACCGACAGTTCCGCGCCGGTGAACAGTGGCGTGCCGCCGAAACCGACAGCGGCGTTCTTCAGGGTGAGGACGGGGGGATCGGCGGCCATGACAATCGGGCGTTGCTACTTGATCCCGCGCGCGGCGCAAATCTTGTCGTAGGCGGCGTTGATCGTCGCCAGTTTCTCGTTGGCGACCTCGACGAATTCCTCGGGCATGCCCTGGGCGATCAGCGTGTCGGGATGGTTCTCGCGCACGAGCTTGCGGTAGGCGGATTTGATGGCGTCGTCGTCGGTATCGTGGCCGACACCGAGGATGGTGTAAGGGTCGGCCGCGTCCGGTCCCATATTCCCTTCGCGGATCCGCGCAAAATCCCCGTCGGTAAAACCGAAAATCGCCGCCACGCTGGCCAGATAGGCCAGTTCGTCGTCATGGACCTCGCCGTCCGCCTTGGCGATGATGAAAAGGCAGTTGAGCAATTCCTCGAGCACAGCAGGGTTGTCCCGGAACATGCCGGCAACCTGCTTCGCATAGGGCTCGTATCCGGCAACGGACTTGCGCGCCATGTTGAAGATTTTGGCAACGTTCGAGGATTCCTCGGGTGCGACCTTGAAGACGCGGCGGAAGGCGCGGATCTCGTCCGGTGTGACCACGCCGTCGGCCTTTGCGAGCTTCGCACCCAGCGCGATCACGGCGATGGTGAAGCCGATCTGCTTGGTCGGATCGCCGCCGGTCTCTTCGGCCGCAGCGCCGCTACGGTGGGAATCGTAGATGTGCCCGGCGACCCCGCCCAGCAACGCGCCCAGCGGGCCGCCAAGCGCGAACCCGGCCGCACCACCCAATACCTTGCCCCAAATGCTCATGGGAGACGTTTAGCGGAAACCGCGCGCCGATGGAACGGCACAAGCATAGACAGCTCTATAGGAGAACGGTGTTCAAATGCAGAATCCTCTGGTTGGGCCTATTCGAGATTATGTCCGACTGCAGCAAGCCGCTGGCGGGCTGCTGCGACGACTTCATCGGAAAACTTGCTCGAATGACGAACGACAATCGCCTCGCCCGTCAACTCCGGCATTCCACGTTCGACTAGCATGTCGAAGCCCGTTGTTTGCTTTCCAAATGCCCAGTCCTCGAGTGTGTCCATAACGCCGACGCGAGTGACCTTCTGTCGCGTTCGAGTAAGCTTCGTAGTTCTTCCGCGCTCCTCGCTAAGAGCGAATTCGAACGCGTGTACCGTCGTCCAAAAATCATGCTCCACCGTTCCAGGTTCTGCTTCGGGCACTATGGAGATGAGTTTTCGAAATGCTGCTTCTTCTACTTCTGCGGCACCCTGTTCCCGTGCGTTTTTGATAATTGTTTTGAGCGACTTCTGGTCACTTGTGGATTGTATGTGCTTTAGGATTTTCGAATGATCTAGCATTTCTTGAGGCCCTCGTGTGTTTCCGGCAGTGCAGGGAGAAAAGAGTGGTTAACCTCTAAGTTCTGCGATGGAGCGTGTGGCGCCATCGGGGGTTCGGTATTTCCAATTTCCGTTCCAGACATTTTCCATGCCTGCGACTATTGATGCGTTGAGTTGGTTTAACGTCGGGAATTCGACTTCTGTGTCAGAGCGAACCCATGAGCCCCCACGGGCTTCGGCGCTGTATTCGCGACGTTTGTAATTTCGGAATACTCGAAAACCTTCTGGAAAGTGGACACCGTTGCGAACGTCGTAAACGCCGCCTTCGGAATCTCGGTCGGTTTGCGTGCTGGAAGACGCAGAGCTCGGTTCACAACCAAATGTCCTGCGAAGAATCTCGTCCTCAGTATTTTCTCCGGTCTTCCTGTGAGCCCAGATCGCGGCGAAAACGTCCATAGAAACGCTGATATTTCTTTGCATGGCTATATCTCCTTGTTCGTTGAATAGCATAAATAGCAAAAAGTGCTTATAGTTTCAATAATACAATAATAAGCAAATTTTAATATGCTCTACCCGCCGGCCACCGGCCTTTGACTTTCGCCGTGTGACAAACCAGTCTGCCGGCAAATATCGGGGATAGTTCATGGCGGGTGACGAACCCATACGCGCAGCCGATCGCTGGCACTTCTGGATCGACCGGGGCGGCACGTTTACCGACATTGTCGGGCGGGCGCCGGACGGGTCATTGCGCACGCATAAATTGCTTTCGGAGAATCCCGAGCATTACGCCGACGCCGCGGTGCAGGGCATTCGCGACCTGCTTGAGCTGGGCGCCGGCGACGCGATTCCATCCGGCCTGATCGGCGCCGTGAAGATGGGGACGACCGTCGCCACCAACGCGCTGCTCGAACGCAAGGGCGACCGCACGGCGCTGGCGATCACGCGGGGCTTCCGCGACGCGCTGCGCATCGGCTACCAGGCCCGCCCGCGCCTGTTCGACCGGCACATCATCCTGCCCGAGCAGCTTTATGAAACCGTCGTGGAGATCGACGAGCGGGTGAACGCGAAGGACGAGGTGGTCGTGCCGTTCGATGCGGCCGGCGCGCGGGCCGGCTTGCAGGCGGCGTATGACGACGGCATTCGCGCCGTCGCGATTGCGTTCATGCATGGCTATCGGGTGCCGGACCACGAGAAGGCCTGCGCCGAGATTGCGCGAGAGATCGGCTTCACCCAGATCTCCGTCAGCCACGAGACGAGCCCGCTGATCAAGCTGGTCGGGCGGGGCGATACGACTGTGGTCGATGCCTATCTCTCGCCGATCCTGCGCCGCTATGTCGACCGGGTGGCCGACGAGCTGGGCGATGTGAACCTGATGTTCATGCAGTCGAATGGCGGGCTGACCGACGCACACATGTTCCAGGGCAAGGATGCGATCCTGTCGGGCCCCGCGGGCGGCGTTGTGGGCGCCGTACAGGTGAGCGAGGCGGCCGGGTTCGAGCGCATGATCGGCTTCGACATGGGCGGCACCTCGACCGACGTGACCCATTACAACGGCGAGCTGGAGCGCGCCTTCGAGACGCTGGTTGCCGGCGTGCGGATGCGCGCGCCGATGATGCAGATACACACGGTTGCGGCGGGTGGCGGTTCGATCTGCTCGTTCGACGGCGCGCGCTACCGTGTCGGCCCGGAAAGCGCGGGCGCGGACCCGGGGCCCGCCAGCTATGGCAAGGGCGGTCCGCTGACGGTCACCGATTGCAACGTGATGCTGGGGAAATTGCAGCCCGAGCATTTCCCCTCGGTCTTCGGGCCGGGTCAGGATTCACCGCTGGATGCCGGCGCCGTGCGCGCGAAGTTCGCGGCCCTGACCGATGACATCCGAACGGCGACCGGCGACACGCGCAGCCCGGTCGAGGTGGCCGAAGGCTTCCTCAGGATTGCGGTCGAGAACATGGCCAACGCGATCAAGAAGATTTCCGTTCAGCGCGGGTACGACGTGACCCGCTATACGCTGTGCGCGTTTGGCGGTGCGGCCGGCCAGCACGCTTGTCTGGTCGCCGACGCGCTGGGCATGACCCGGGTTTTGCTGCATCCGTTTGCGGGCGTGCTGTCGGCCTATGGCATGGGGCTGGCCGATATCCGCGCGCTGCGCGAGCAATCCGTCGAGGCCCCGCTGGGTGGTGCAGTGGACAAAGGGGTCGCGCGTATCCTGGAGCAACTGGCCGATGCGGCGCGCGACGAGGTGTCGGGTCAGGGCGTCGACGATGCACGCATCACGGTCCGCCGACGCCTGCACCTGCGCTACGAGGGGACCGACACCTCGCTGGAGGTGGACTTCGCCGGTGCGCCGGAAATGGCGGACAGTTTTGCCGAGACGCACCGCCAGCGATACGGCTTCACCATGCCCGAGAAGGCCCTGATCGTGGAGACGGCGGCCGTGGAGGCGATCGGCGTATCGGACCAGAGCGCCGATGCGGATCTGGCACCGGATGTGACGGGGGACGCGACCGCCGTCGATCAGGTGACGGCGCACATGGATGGCGCGGCACACAAGACGCCCGTCTATGAACGCGACGCGCTGGCACCCGGCGTCTCCATCGACGGCCCGGCGATCATCAGCGAGGCCGTGGCGACGACGATCATCGAGCCGGGCTGGCGCGCGGCGATGACCGAACGTGGTGATCTGGTGATCGAACGGGTCGTGGCGGCGGACCGGGTCGCGGCGATCGGCACCGACGTGGACCCGGTGATGCTCGAGGTCTTCAACAATCTCTACATGTCGATCGCCGAGCAGATGGGCGTGACCCTCCAGAACACGGCCTATTCGGTGAACATCAAGGAGCGGCTGGATTTCTCCTGCGCGATCTTCGCACCCGACGGAAATCTTGTCGCCAATGCTCCCCATATGCCGGTGCATCTGGGGTCGATGTCGGAGAGCATCCGCGTGGTGATCCGCGAGAACGCCGCGCGCATGGCGCCCGGCGATGTGTACATGCTCAATGCGCCCTACAACGGCGGCACCCATCTCCCCGACGTGACTGTCATCACGCCGGTGTTCGATGATGCGGGGCGAGACATTCTGTTCTACGTCGGCAGCCGCGGGCACCATGCGGACATTGGCGGGATATCGCCCGGCTCCATGCCGCCGGATTCGCGGACCATCGACGACGAGGGCGTGCTCATCGACAATTTCAAGGCCGTCGATGCGGGCACGTTCCGCGAGGACGCGATCCGTGAATTGCTCGGCTCGGGCGCGCACCCGGTGCGCAATCCGGATCAGAATGTGGCCGACCTCAAGGCCCAGATCGCGGCCAATGAAAAGGGCGTGTCGGAGCTGCGCCGGATGGTCGATCAGTTCGGGCTGGAGACGGTCCACGCCTATATGGGCCACGTGCAGGACAATGCCGAGGAATCAGTGCGCCGTGTGCTCGACGTGCTGCGTGACGGGTCGTTCGTCTACCCGCTCGACAACGGGGCGGAGATACATGTCGCCGTTTCGATCGACCGGGTCACCCGCAGTGCGCGGGTGGACTTCACCGGCACCAGCGCCCAGCTCGAAAGCAATTTCAACGCGCCGACGGCGATTGCCCGGGCGGCCGTGCTGTATGTGTTCCGGACCCTTGTCGACGACGAGATCCCCATGAACGAGGGCTGCCTCAAGCCGATCGAGATCGTCATCCCGCAACGTTCGATGCTGGCACCGGAGTATCCTTCCGCCGTGGTCGCCGGCAACGTGGAGACCAGCCAGGCGCTGACCGACAGTTTGTACGGCGCGCTGGGTGTGATGGCGGCGGCCCAGGGCACCATGAACAACTTCACCTTCGGCAACGCACGGTATCAGTATTACGAGACGATTTGCGGCGGCTCGGGTGCGGGGCCGGACTTCGACGGCACCTCGGCGGTGCACACCCACATGACCAACTCGCGGCTGACCGATCCCGAGATCCTCGAATGGCGTTTCCCCGTGTTGCTCGAGAGCTTCGAGATTCGCGCGGGATCGGGCGGTGCGGGACAGCATGTTGGTGGCGACGGCGCGCGCCGCTGTGTGCGGTTCCTGGAGGATATGGATGTCATGATCCTGGCCAACCATCGCGAAATCGCGCCCTATGGGCTGGCCGGCGGTGCCACTGGTGCGGTGGGCCGCAACTGGCTCGAACGGGCCGATGGCACTTGCGTGGAAATGTCCGGCACCGACCGGACCCGGGCCGGGCCGGGAGATGTGTTCGTGATCGAGACGCCGGGTGGCGGTGGCTATGGGCCGCCCGAAGGCCAGGTTTTGGCTGCAGGGTGACGCCGCCCGCCAACACCAGGATGCTGATCGGCGTTCTCGCGGTGATTGCCGCGCTGGGGCCGCTGGCGATGCAGATCATCCTGCCGGTTCTGCCGGTCATGCAGGATGCGTTCATGGCCAGCGCGGGCACCGTGCAATATGTGCTGTCGCTCGCCTTGTTCACGATTGCATTTGCGACCTTGGTCTATGGCCCGGCGTCGGATCGCTATGGACGACGGCCGGTGCTGCTGGTCGGGTTGGTGATCTTCCTGCTGGGGTCAATCGTGAGCGCGTTCGCGCCGACGATCGAGCTGGTTATTGTCGGTCGGGTAATCCAGGCCGTGGGCGGTGCGGCCGGGATGGTGGTCAGCCGCGCCATCATCCGTGATCTGTATGACCGGGACACCGCAGCGCGATTGATGGCCTACATGATCACCGCGCTCGTTGTGGCACCGATGGTCTCGCCCCTGATTGGTGGGTTGCTCAACGACGCCTTCGGCTGGCGCGCGGTTTTCATCTTCTCGGGCGTCGTCGGCATCGTGGTGCTGGCGTTGGCGCTGCCGCAGGTGCCGGAGACACTTCAGCCAGGTGCTTCCGCCCAGACCTTCCGCGGCATGCTCTCGGGATTCGCCGTGCTGCTGCGGGTGCCGGCCTTTGTCGGCTACGCCGGACAGGTCGGGTTCGGCATGGGCATGTTCATGGCGTTTCTCGGTGCCGCCCCGTTCGTGATGATCGATGTCCTGCAACGGCCCCCGACCGAGTTCGGTCTGTTTTTCGTCCTGATTTCTGCCGGCTTCATGAGCGGGACATTCCTGACGGCGCGGCTTGGCCAGCGGGTCGGGCTCGACCGGATGATGCGCGTCGGAAGCGGTCTCGCGGTCGCCTTCGGGACCGTCATGCTTGGTTTCGTGCTGGCAGGTATCTGGTCGCCCTGGACGATCTTCCTGCCGGGCATGGGAATGGCGTTCGCCAATGGCCTGTCCATGCCCAACGCCCAGGCCGGGGCGGTCAGCATCAGCCCGCGCTTCGCCGGGACCGCGTCCGGACTTCTCGCCTTCCTGCAGATGCTCGTGGGCGCGGGCTTCGCACAACTTGCGGGAATGGTTCAGGATGACACGCCATTGCCGATGGCCGTGGTCATGTTGACGGCCTCGACGCTTGCGTTCCTGTGTGCGGTCTTCCTCACCCGGGTCGGCGCGGACAAAAACTAGCGTTTGCCGACTTTCTGTCGACGGTGAAAGATGCGCCCGTCAATGACCGCGAGGCCAACCGCGATGAGGGCCAGTCCCGCGATATGCGACAGCGAGAGATTCTCTCCCAGAATTACCACCCCGAGCAGGATGGCGGAAACGGGGATCAAGAATGTGACGAGAAGCAGGTTTGTCGCGCCGGCAGATGCCAGGATACGAAAGTACAGGACATAGGCGATGGCGGTAGACAAGATCGCCAAACCCAGGATTGCCGCCCATGTGCCCGAGCCTGGCAATGGGAGCACCAGCGGGTCCTCGAGAATGAAAGCGATCGGCAGAAGCAGCAGAGCCGAGGATGTGGTTTGCCCCGCCGCGGTTACCACGGGATCCACGCCCATGGTCTGGAACCTGCGCCCGTAGACACCCGCGAACGCATAGGCGAGCGCGGCGGCGAGCACGGCAAGTTGCGCCAGGACTCCGACGCCCAAACCGGTGATCGCGGAAGGCCCGACGATCAGAACGCAACCGGTGAAGCCGAACATGACACCGATAAGTTTCGCTGAGGTAGCGCGCTCATCAGACAATAAGAGACTGGCGACGATCACCGTAAATAACGGCGTGGTTGCGTTAAGAATTGACGCCAGTCCGGAAGCGATTTCCGTTTGTCCCCAGGTTATCAGGGAGAAGGGGATGGCGTTGTTGAGGATGCCCATTCCCAGAAAAGCAAGCCAGACGTCGCGTTCTCGGGGCAGGGGCCGGCCCGTCAAAATGACAAAA
Encoded here:
- a CDS encoding hydantoinase B/oxoprolinase family protein, with protein sequence MAGDEPIRAADRWHFWIDRGGTFTDIVGRAPDGSLRTHKLLSENPEHYADAAVQGIRDLLELGAGDAIPSGLIGAVKMGTTVATNALLERKGDRTALAITRGFRDALRIGYQARPRLFDRHIILPEQLYETVVEIDERVNAKDEVVVPFDAAGARAGLQAAYDDGIRAVAIAFMHGYRVPDHEKACAEIAREIGFTQISVSHETSPLIKLVGRGDTTVVDAYLSPILRRYVDRVADELGDVNLMFMQSNGGLTDAHMFQGKDAILSGPAGGVVGAVQVSEAAGFERMIGFDMGGTSTDVTHYNGELERAFETLVAGVRMRAPMMQIHTVAAGGGSICSFDGARYRVGPESAGADPGPASYGKGGPLTVTDCNVMLGKLQPEHFPSVFGPGQDSPLDAGAVRAKFAALTDDIRTATGDTRSPVEVAEGFLRIAVENMANAIKKISVQRGYDVTRYTLCAFGGAAGQHACLVADALGMTRVLLHPFAGVLSAYGMGLADIRALREQSVEAPLGGAVDKGVARILEQLADAARDEVSGQGVDDARITVRRRLHLRYEGTDTSLEVDFAGAPEMADSFAETHRQRYGFTMPEKALIVETAAVEAIGVSDQSADADLAPDVTGDATAVDQVTAHMDGAAHKTPVYERDALAPGVSIDGPAIISEAVATTIIEPGWRAAMTERGDLVIERVVAADRVAAIGTDVDPVMLEVFNNLYMSIAEQMGVTLQNTAYSVNIKERLDFSCAIFAPDGNLVANAPHMPVHLGSMSESIRVVIRENAARMAPGDVYMLNAPYNGGTHLPDVTVITPVFDDAGRDILFYVGSRGHHADIGGISPGSMPPDSRTIDDEGVLIDNFKAVDAGTFREDAIRELLGSGAHPVRNPDQNVADLKAQIAANEKGVSELRRMVDQFGLETVHAYMGHVQDNAEESVRRVLDVLRDGSFVYPLDNGAEIHVAVSIDRVTRSARVDFTGTSAQLESNFNAPTAIARAAVLYVFRTLVDDEIPMNEGCLKPIEIVIPQRSMLAPEYPSAVVAGNVETSQALTDSLYGALGVMAAAQGTMNNFTFGNARYQYYETICGGSGAGPDFDGTSAVHTHMTNSRLTDPEILEWRFPVLLESFEIRAGSGGAGQHVGGDGARRCVRFLEDMDVMILANHREIAPYGLAGGATGAVGRNWLERADGTCVEMSGTDRTRAGPGDVFVIETPGGGGYGPPEGQVLAAG
- a CDS encoding DMT family transporter; its protein translation is MGMREWTMLVTLSVLWGGSFFFVEVAIKELPPFTTVTLRVALAATALWAFVILTGRPLPRERDVWLAFLGMGILNNAIPFSLITWGQTEIASGLASILNATTPLFTVIVASLLLSDERATSAKLIGVMFGFTGCVLIVGPSAITGLGVGVLAQLAVLAAALAYAFAGVYGRRFQTMGVDPVVTAAGQTTSSALLLLPIAFILEDPLVLPLPGSGTWAAILGLAILSTAIAYVLYFRILASAGATNLLLVTFLIPVSAILLGVVILGENLSLSHIAGLALIAVGLAVIDGRIFHRRQKVGKR
- a CDS encoding ABC-F family ATP-binding cassette domain-containing protein; the protein is MAADPPVLTLKNAAVGFGGTPLFTGAELSVTPGMRACLVGRNGTGKSTIFKLLAGLLDPDEGDLYIQPGLTVGYLPQDIPLPDDMLIADFVARMGADIGMRPDTAPRHAVDAALSRVDIDGTRNVNSLSGGESRRVAIAGALLGNPDVLLLDEPTNHLDLPTIEWLERELVDRRKTLITISHDRAFLEAMTTDTFWLHRGSLRHNASGYSEFEAWTEQIADAEVRAAQKLDQKLKAEARWLERGVTARRRRNQGRLTRLTEMRAQRKALLTGQNLVQLEADAGPISSRLVVECENLCKSFGDDVIIDHFSTRILRGDRVGLVGPNGAGKTTLLKLLIGELEKDSGRLRRAKNMSLAFFDQTREQLDPNDTLWQTLAPQGGDSINVRGTQRHVVAYLRDFLFDEKQARAPVATLSGGERNRLLLAKILAQTSNLLVLDEPTNDLDADTLDVLLDMLDSYEGTVLLVSHDRDFLDRVVNSTIAVEGGGQVMEYPGGYSDYLRQRKRAAKTASRPARKSNSGKTGRTTADAPKKMTFKEEHELGALPNRIKALENAKVELEKALSDPDLFTRDAAAYESAARKLAEVETAIASAEDRWLDLEARRESLEAAR
- the mraZ gene encoding division/cell wall cluster transcriptional repressor MraZ, translating into MAMFLSTTTNKVDRKGRVSVPAAFRAVLSGQAFHGIVAFPSFKHSAIQCGGMDWMEKLGAGVDAYDMFSDEHDTLTAALFANAQQLAFDGEGRVMLPEPLIAHAGLSEQAAFVGRGPLFEIWNPDAFATYQSDAVRQAAEKGLTLRPGSSTGSPPGTDGGQP
- a CDS encoding TerB family tellurite resistance protein; translated protein: MSIWGKVLGGAAGFALGGPLGALLGGVAGHIYDSHRSGAAAEETGGDPTKQIGFTIAVIALGAKLAKADGVVTPDEIRAFRRVFKVAPEESSNVAKIFNMARKSVAGYEPYAKQVAGMFRDNPAVLEELLNCLFIIAKADGEVHDDELAYLASVAAIFGFTDGDFARIREGNMGPDAADPYTILGVGHDTDDDAIKSAYRKLVRENHPDTLIAQGMPEEFVEVANEKLATINAAYDKICAARGIK
- a CDS encoding N-acetylmuramoyl-L-alanine amidase, which produces MITEYRSPNCGARKPEQGHAPEIDTLVIHYTGMMPTVRARDWLCDPVSRVSAHYLLDEDGTTWRMVDEEDRAWHAGVGCWRGWRDINSRSIGIELSNPGHDYGYRDFPDTQIEALIALAGDILARHPIPARNVVAHSDIAPDRKIDPGERFPWARFAAAKIGLWPDAEAPVDTPAPLHDAPIIMLSEIGYDTIDHPDETVIAAFQRRFRPSRFDGVLDDETKQRIGQVHSLVAASSGSA
- a CDS encoding multidrug effflux MFS transporter yields the protein MTPPANTRMLIGVLAVIAALGPLAMQIILPVLPVMQDAFMASAGTVQYVLSLALFTIAFATLVYGPASDRYGRRPVLLVGLVIFLLGSIVSAFAPTIELVIVGRVIQAVGGAAGMVVSRAIIRDLYDRDTAARLMAYMITALVVAPMVSPLIGGLLNDAFGWRAVFIFSGVVGIVVLALALPQVPETLQPGASAQTFRGMLSGFAVLLRVPAFVGYAGQVGFGMGMFMAFLGAAPFVMIDVLQRPPTEFGLFFVLISAGFMSGTFLTARLGQRVGLDRMMRVGSGLAVAFGTVMLGFVLAGIWSPWTIFLPGMGMAFANGLSMPNAQAGAVSISPRFAGTASGLLAFLQMLVGAGFAQLAGMVQDDTPLPMAVVMLTASTLAFLCAVFLTRVGADKN